Genomic DNA from Leptospira broomii serovar Hurstbridge str. 5399:
TTTTTAATTTCATACAGATAAGTCCTGCAGTCGATTTGCTTCGCAAGATTTCTAACAACATTCAATCCGATTCCCATTCCTAATTCGTTAGAATAGAATCGTTCGTCGTAAAGATTATTAAGTCGGAAGAAAGGTTCAAATACCTTGTAATAATATTCATCCGGGATTCCCGACCCCCCTTCGAGAAAGGAACTAACGTCATTCTTGAACAAAAGGCTGCAGGTATCTTCGCTCCTTACAAAGGAGACTACGATTTCCGAATTATCCGGCGAAAATTTCATAGCATTCACAAGAATTTCATTTATGGAAAAATGTAAGAAATCGCGATTGCAGATCAAATCGACCGATTCGAATTCGTTCATAATTACGATTGATTGATTTTTTATTTCAAGCAGCGGGCCAAGAGTTCGTATTATTTCCTCTATATAAGCCTTAAGGTCGGAGGATTTCATCGTTTGTTTTTCGATGGAACGATCTAAATATGTTTTAAAATATTCTATTTTTTCGATTCTATTCCTTAATAGATTTTTAGTATTAAGAACGACTGAGAATAATTTTTCAGGGATTCTTATGAAGCCGTCCTCTTCCCGCATAAAAAATTCGCATAAATCGAGTTGGCCGACTAATGAACCGATCCCGAGTCCCTGAAACATGCTTCGAGTCAGGCTAGTAAGGATTCCTTTGCCAAGTTCCAATTCCGTGATACCCGAAAGAGATTCCTTCCAAATTAACCATTCTAGCTCGGAGGAAAGATTCTCGCTCCGTCTACTTCCTAACTGAATACGTTCGGAGTTTTCTTTTATAAACTGTAATGCCTCCAAAATTCTATCCTTTAGATTCTCTTGGAGTGTATCGCGCTTGATATAGGACCAAATCCAATCGATATGACTTAATTCCGATATCGACTGGTTGTTTGAAACTATCAGAATAACGAGTGCATCCGAACATAATCTACGAAGCAATTTCAAGTTCGAATTCAAATCAGGGCGAATTAAATCCAAATCGAGTAGAATTATTTGCGGGGGAAAATTTATGCATTTTTCTATCACTTCTCCGATCGACGAGGTTGAAATCAACCGTATCTGACCTAAGTTCGATATCTCTCTGCATAATATATCCGAAATCGCAAAGCCGCTAGCGTGTATAATCGTCGTTAACGTTTGTAACGAAACGATATTGTCAGAATCCTTTTGTTCGACGGTATTCATATTAGTGAAGAACTTGCTTGATAATATCCAAAAATTGAACCGGACGAAATGGCTTTATGATCCAACCATTGGCACCTGCTTCTGCCCCTTGTCGTTTAACATCCTCTTCCGATTCCGTTGTCAGAGTCAGAATCGGAACTGTTTGATTCCTTTTTCTGACTTCCTTGATAAATGAAATTCCATCCATCACCGGCATATTGATGTCGGTGATCACTAGATCGACGGGTTCTAAATCGAGTTTCTCCA
This window encodes:
- a CDS encoding sensor histidine kinase, which codes for MNTVEQKDSDNIVSLQTLTTIIHASGFAISDILCREISNLGQIRLISTSSIGEVIEKCINFPPQIILLDLDLIRPDLNSNLKLLRRLCSDALVILIVSNNQSISELSHIDWIWSYIKRDTLQENLKDRILEALQFIKENSERIQLGSRRSENLSSELEWLIWKESLSGITELELGKGILTSLTRSMFQGLGIGSLVGQLDLCEFFMREEDGFIRIPEKLFSVVLNTKNLLRNRIEKIEYFKTYLDRSIEKQTMKSSDLKAYIEEIIRTLGPLLEIKNQSIVIMNEFESVDLICNRDFLHFSINEILVNAMKFSPDNSEIVVSFVRSEDTCSLLFKNDVSSFLEGGSGIPDEYYYKVFEPFFRLNNLYDERFYSNELGMGIGLNVVRNLAKQIDCRTYLYEIKKANTEDKTRRVAIELKFKLASLKKEQNSLRIYDDGKIRKTHSPF
- a CDS encoding response regulator codes for the protein MATAKILAVDDSATMRSLVQQTLGLGGYEVILAVNGREGMEKLDLEPVDLVITDINMPVMDGISFIKEVRKRNQTVPILTLTTESEEDVKRQGAEAGANGWIIKPFRPVQFLDIIKQVLH